The genomic region TGCGGTGGTCGTCATCGATGCCGACCTGCAGGACCCGCCCGAAGTCATCCCGCAGCTCGTGGCGGAATGGCGCAACGGGTACGACATGGTCTACGCGCGGCGGGAATCGCGGGCCGGCGAGACCGCGTTCAAGAAGGCGACTGCACGCTGGTTCTACCGCGTGATCGGCAAGCTGAGCCGCGTGCGGATCCCGGCCGACACCGGCGATTTCCGCCTGCTGAGCCGTCGCACCGTCGTGGCGCTCCTGCAGTTGCGCGAACAGCACCGCTTCATGAAGGGCCTGTTCGCCTGGGTCGGGTTCCCGCAGAAGGCCGTGATGTACCGCCGTGACCCCCGCTTCGCCGGCGACACGAAGTGGAACTACTGGAAGCTGTGGAATTTCGCGGTGGAAGGCATCACCTCGTTCTCGACCGTGCCGCTGCGGCTGGCGACGTACTGCGGGATCGGCATTGCCGTGATCGCCTTTGCCTACGCGGGCTGGATCTTCTACAAGACGCTGGCCTACGGCGACCCGGTCAAGGGCTACCCCTCCCTGATGGTCGTGGTGCTGTTCCTGGGCGGTGGCCAGCTGATCGGCATCGGCGTGCTGGGCGAGTACCTCGGTCGCATGTTCAACGAGACGAAGAACAGGCCGCTTTACTTCCTGAACGAACACAGTCCGTCGGCCCTCGGCCGCACTGCCACGGACCCGGAGGCCGGCCATGACTGACCGTCGCCCGTCGTGGCCCACGCTCGCCCTGCTGCTGGCGCTCGTCGTTTCGCTGGCTGCCAAGCTGGCGGTGCTCGACGTGGGCGCGCCGTTCATCTCGATCGACGATCGCACCACGTTCGAGGGCGGCTTCCTGGTCTGGTTCGGGCATGCGCCGCCGCAGCGCATGTACCTCGAATGCTGGATGGCGGGCGTGCTGTCGGTTGCGAACTACGCCTTCCGCGTGCTGACCCACGCGACGTCGGGCGGTCTCGGTCTCAACATCGTGGCCGACGCCTACCGCGACTACTACGTGGCGCCCGACAGCTACGCGCGCGTCTACCGGCTGTTCGTGATCGCCGTGGACCTGCTCGCAGCCGGGCTGGCCTGGCGGCTGGCCCGCCTGGCGCTGGGCACGGCCTGGCGCGGCTGGGCGGCCGTGCTGCCGCCGGCCATGTTCCTGCTGACCTACAACACGGTGTGGGCCGACATCGTCGCCCGGCCCGACGCCATGCTGCCGCTGTTCATGGTCGCGGGCCTGTTGATGTACTACCGCTCCGATTTCGGCCGCCGGCAGGGCTGGCTGCTGGGCGCCGGCTTCATGCTCGGGCTGGGCGCCGGCCTGAAGCTGCACATGGCCTTTGCGGTGATCCTGCTCTTGGGTGACCTGGTGCGGGTCCACGGCCTGCGCACGGCCGTGCGCCTGGGCTGGGCCTTTGCGCTGCTGTCACTGCTGGCCTTCGCCGTCTCGGCGGGAATCCCGCTGTTCGACCCGCTCAAGTACGTGAAGCTGCGCGTGACGAACGCCAAGGACGACGCCTCGCCCTGGATCAAGTGGGGCGAGCAGTTCATCACGATGCTGCGCGGCGGCGGCTGGCTGGCCCTGCCATTGGCGCTGGGGGCCGTACTGCACCGCGGCGGTGCCTCGTTCCGCCGCGCCAATCCGGTCGCGGCCAGCCTGGTGTTCCAGGCCGCCGGCTGGCTGGTGCTGTTCGGCGCCATCCGCCAGCTGCGCGCCTACTGGATGCTGCCGGCCCTGCCGCTCTTCTACACAGCCGCGATCGGGTTCCTGGTCGCGTTGGCAGTCCGGCGACCGACGTGGAGCCGTGCGGCGGTCGCGACGGCTGCCGCCTGTGTCGTGATCCTGTCGGTGCAAAGCGTCCGCGAGGTGAACCTGCTGCGCGGCAGTGCGCAGAACGGCCTGCGGGCCTGGATCACGGCGAACGTCGGCCATGACGAGCCGTTCTTCGTCTTCGGCTATGACGGACTGGTCCTGCCGCGCGGCACGCACTGCCTGGCGACGATCGCGGCGGGCATCGAGCGCGGCCTGGTGCAGGATCGCGCCGAGGGCCAGTCCTTCACCAGCCGGCACCTGAAGAACTGGGAGGAGCAGAACGAACTGCGCCTGCAGGATCTTCTCGGCGGGCGTTGTGACGCGGGCTGGGAGTACTACTCCTACTACTCGACGCCGCTGGAGCGCTATGCCGACCTGGTCGACATGTCGACGATGCGCTACATCATGGTCGAGGAGCGCTTCGACAACCCGCCCGACTTCCCGCTCGCGCAGTACCTGGCGGCGGATTTCACGCAGGTTGCCGAGACTGTCGGCGCCGGCGGCCGTGGCTACGGCCTCAAGTACCGTATCTTCGAACGACGGGACGGGGATGGGCGCCCATAAAGTGCGGGTCCTGCACCTGCTCGAGAGCGGGGGCCTCTACGGCGCCGAACGCGTCGTCCTGAACCTGTCGACCGCCTTGCGGGCCGCCGGCCGGTACGAGCCGGTGGTCGGGTGCATCGTGCAGAACCCCGACGAACCGAGCGCCCTGTTCGACGAGGCCCGGCGCCTGGGGTTCGCCGCGGAAAAAGTGCTGTTGCGCAACCTGCGCCTGGCCGTCGACGTGCCGCGCGAGGCGCGTCGGCTGCGCGCGCTGGGCATCGGACTGGTGCACAGCCACGGCTACAAGGCCACCGTCTACGGGGGCTTCCTGCGGGCCCTGTGGCCCGTGCCGATGACCGCCACCTGCCACCTGTGGTTCATCGAGCCGGGCTCGCCGCTGAAAATGCGGTTGATGGTCGGCCTGGAGATGCGCTTCTACCGGCGCTTCCGCACGGTGACGGCCGTTTCGGGCGAGATCCGCCAGGTGCTCGTCAAGGCCGGCGTGCGTGAGGACCGCGTGCGCGTGATCCCCAACGGCATCCCGCTGGATCCGCCGCTGCTGCCGGCGGCGGAACGGGAGAGATTGCGTGCTTCGCTGGGCGTGGGCCCGGAGGGCTTCCTGGTGCTGAACGCCGGCCGCCTGACGGCGCAGAAGGACCAGGCGACGCTGCTGCGCGCCGTGGGCGGGCTGCCGGCGACAGGCCGGCCCGTGACCTGCCTGGTGGCGGGCGAGGGCGAACTGCGCGAGTCCCTGCAGTCGCAGATTGTCGCCGGGGGCTGGGGAGATCGCGTGCGCCTGCTCGGCTTCCGCGACGACGTGCCGGCGCTGCTGCAGGCGGCCGATGCGTTCGCGCTGCCGTCGCTCGACGAAGGCATGCCGATGATCCTGCTGGAGACGGCCGCCACCGGGACGCCCATCGTGGCCACGCCGGTGGGCGATATCCCCACGCTGGTCCGGGACGGCGCCACGGGCCTGGTCGTGCCGCGCGGCGACCCGGCCGCGCTGCCTGCGGCGCTGCTGCGGCTGCGCGACGAGCCCGGACTGGGCGCCCGCCTGGGCGCCGCCGCCCGTGACGAGGTGCGTCGCGAGCATTCCAGTGAAACGATGGCCGCCCGCTACGCCGAGGTGTACAGCCAGCATGTCCGCCAGTAGTGAACCCGTCATGGTCCCGGGCCTGGTCTCGGTCGTGACCGCCTCGTACAACATGGGCGGCTACATCGCCGAGACGCTCGACGCGTTGCTGGCGCAGGACTACCCGCACCTGGAGTCGATCGTCGTCGACGACGGCTCGACCGACGACACGGCGCGCGTGCTCGAGCGGTATGCCGGCGACCCGCGCGTGCGCGTCGTGCGCCAGGCCAATGCGGGCCAGACCGTGGCCAAGAACCACGGCATCCGCGAGGCGCGTGGCGAGTTCATCGCCTTCTGCGACGCCGACGACACCTGGCGTCCCGACAAGCTGAGCCGGCAGTTGCCGCGCTTTGCCGACCCGCGCGTGGCCGTGGTCTACAGCGACATCGAATGTGTCGACGGGCAGGGCAAGCCGCTGCCCTACTACGACATCCCGCACTACGAGGGGCGCGTGACGGCGCAGCTCCTGATCGACAACTTCGTGCCGTTTCCCACGGCCGTGGCGCGCGCGACGGTGCTGCGTGCCGCCGGCGGTTTCGACGAGTCGCTGACGATGTCCATCGACTACGACCTGTGGCTGCGCATCTCGGTGGACCACCTGTTCGCCTTCGTGCCGGAGCGGCTGGCGAACTACCGCGTGTGGGAAGGCCAGATGTCGCGGAAGACCGGTGAGCGCCTCGACAACTTCATGCGACTGCTCGACCGCTTCCTCAGGGATCATCCCGGCGCCGCGACGCGGCGCGAGGTCGACCAGGCCTACGCCCACGTCTTCGTCACGCGCGGCTACTGGCATGCGCGCGAAGGCCGGCGGGCCGAGGCCTGGCACGACTACCGCGAGGCCCTGCGCCGCGACCCGCTGGCCGCGCGGCTGTGGAAGCGCCTGGTCTCGCTGGGCCTCGATCGCGACCGCCTGCGCGAGGGGGCCGCGACATGAGGCTGCCCGACGCCGTGGTGGGCGGCTTCTTCGAGCCGGCCTGGGACGTCTATGAGCGCAGCGCGCGCCTGCGGGAACTGCGCCGGCTGCGGCGCACGCAGTGGGAGAAGCCCGAGGCCGTCCGTGCGCGCCAGGAGGCGGCCCTGCGGACCATGGTGACCCATGCCGCCTCCACCTGCGCCTTCTATCGCGACAGTTTCGCACAGGCCGGCGTCGACCCGGCCTCGGTGCGCACACTGGACGACCTGGCGCGCCTGCCGATCGTCACCAAGGATGACATCCGGCAGCGCGGCGACGACCTCATCTCCTCGCGCCACCGCAAGCAGGACCTGCGCAAGGCCAAGACCGGCGGTTCGACCGGCGTCTCGCTGGAGATCTACTGCGACGAGCCGGGCGTGCAGCTGCGGACGGCCGCGGCCCTGCGCTCGGACGAGTGGTCGGGCTGGCGACTGGGCCAGCCGATGGCCGCGGTCTGGGGCAATCCGCCGGTGCCGGCGACCTGGAAGGCGCGCCTGCGGGCCGCGCTCAAGGAGCGCATCATCTACCTGGACACGATGCGCATCGACCGGCCCGCGCTCGAGCGCTTCACGGCCGAGTGGGAGCGCCTGCGTCCCGGCCTGCTGTTCGGTCACGCGCATTCGCTGTTCATCCTCGCCGAATACCTGCAGGAGCAGGGGCGCCGCCTGGACCCGAAGGGCGTCGTGGCCACCAGCATGATGCTCCTGGAACCCGAGCGGCGGGTGATCGAGGCGGTGTGCGGGGTGCCCGTCACCAACCGCTACGGCTGCGAGGAGGTGAGCCTCATTGCCTGCGAGTGCGAACAGCATCGCGGCCTGCACCTGAACGCCGACCACGTCATCACCGAGTTCCTGCGCGACGACGGCTCGCCCTGCGCGCCCGGCGAGGACGGCCGCCTGGTGGTGACCGAGCTCATCAATTTCGGCATGCCGCTGATTCGCTACGAACTGGGCGATCGCGGCGTGCCGAGCGACCGGCTGTGCCCCTGCGGGCGCGGCCTGCCGCTGATGGAGCAGGTGACCGGGCGCACCGCCGACTTCCTGCGGGCGGAGGCCGGCTACCGCGTGCAGGGCATCTCGATCATCGAGAACACGCTGACGAAGCTGTCCGGCATCCGGCAGATGCAGATCGTCCAGGAGGAGCCGCTGCGCCTGCAGGTGCACCTGGTGCCGGGGCCCGGCTGGGGCGACGACGTGGCGGCCGCCCTCGTGGCGACGCTGCGGGACATCCTCGGCCAGGGCATGGCCGTGGACCTGTTTCCGGCCGAGCGGATCCCCCAGGAGAAGAACGGCAAGTACCGGTTCACGATCTGTCGGTTGCCGGCTAATTAGCTGCGAGAAAGTCAGTTAAGCGGATTTTGGCCGCAACGAGGGCCGGGGCGGCAGCGGATCTCGTTAAATGTAAAGATCAAAAGAGCACACGAAAAGTATTATAACGCTTGCGGCCATGCCGACATATGGTATAATGTTCCGGTCTAATTTCCGGAATGACAGGGCTTTCACGTGATGTGGCGCTTCGGTGACCGGAGCGCTTCGCAATCGTCACCCGCGGTGGGGTAACGGGAGGAACATGGCCAAGAAACCGATCGTCGCCATCCTGGCCGGCGGCATGGGCACGCGCCTGGCGGAGGAAACGGAGATCCGGCCGAAACCGATGGTCGAAATCGGTGGCCATCCCATCCTCTGGCACATCATGAAGCACTATGCGCACTACGGGCACAACGAGTTCGTGATCGCGCTGGGCTACAAGGGCGAGTACATCAAGCGCTGGATGCGCGACTTCGGCACGCTCGAAGGCGACATGACCGTGCACACCAACAAGGGTGACGTACTGACCTACACCGAGCGACGCCCCGACTGGACCGTGCACCTGGTCGAGACCGGCATGACGACGGGCACGGGCGGTCGCATCAAGCGGCTGCAGCCGTGGCTGGACGACCGCACCTTCATGCTGACCTGGGGCGACGGGCTGTCCGACGTGCCGCTGGACCGCCTGCACGACTTCCACAAGGACCACGGCCGGCTGGCCACGCTGACGTCGGTGCGGCCGCCAGCGCGCTACGGCCACCTCGAGTTCGAGGGCAATGCCGTCAAGCGCTTCACCGAGAAGCCACAGACGGCCGAAGGCTGGATCAACGGCGCCTTCTTCGTGCTGGAGCCGGGCGTGTTCGACTACATCGAAGGTGATCCCGTCATGTTCGAGCAGGCGCCGATGGAAGGGCTGGCCCGCGACGACCAGCTGATGGCCTACAAGCACGAGTCGTTCTGGCAGTGCATGGACACGCTGCGCGAGAAGCACATCCTGCAGACGCTGTGGGACAGCGGCAATCCGCCGTGGAAGTGCTGGGAATAGCGGCGTGGCACGACGCAAACCGAATCCAGGGAAAACGGGAGCAGGGGATCCGCACATGAAAGTTTTGCTGACCGGACACAAGGGCTATATCGGCAGCGTGCTGACGCCGATGCTGCTGGAGCACGGGCACCAGGTGACGGGGCTCGACACCGACCTCTTCGGCGCCTGCACGTTCGACGGCGAACTGGCAAAGGTGCCGGAGATCATCGGCGACGTGCGCGATGTGGATGGCGACGTCCTCAAGGGCTTCGAGGCCGTGATCCACCTGGCCGGGCTCTCGAACGACCCGCTGGGCGACTACGACCCGTCGCTGACCGACGGCATCAACCACCTAGGCTCGGTGCGGCTGGCCAGGCGGCGAAGGCCGCGGGCGTGCCGCGCTTCCTGTTCAGCCCGTCGTGCAGCATCTACGCGCGGCGGGCGGACGACATCCTGGACGAAAACGCGGCCTTCAACCCGGTCACGCCGTACGGTGTCTCGAAGGTCGAGGTGGAGCGCGACGTGGCTCCGCTGGCCAGCGACGACTTCAGCCCGGTGTTCCTGCGCGCCTCGACGGCCTACGGGCTGTCGCCGCGCATCCGCTTCGACCTGGTGGTCAACAACCTGACGGCGTGGGCCTTCACCACGGGTGAGGTGCACCTTAAGAGCGACGGCTCGCCGTGGCGGCCGCTGGTGCACGTCGAGGACATCGCGCGCGCCTACATCGCCCTGCTCGAGGCCGACCGCTCGCTGGTCCACGGCCGGGCATTCAACGTGGGCACCACGACCGAGAACTACCGTATCCGCGAAGTGGCCGAGATCGTGCACGACGTGGTGCCGAACTGCGAGGGTCGGCTTCGCCGGACAATGCCAGGCCCGGACAAGCGTTGCTACCGGGCGGATTCTGCAAGACCTGCTGGCCTGACATCCAGGAGTTCAAGCCGCAGTGGACGGTGCGCCGCGGCATCAAGCAGCTGCACGAGGCCTACCCGCGTCGGCCTGAATCTCGAGGACCTGGAGGGCCCAGGTTCCTGCGGATCGAGCACGTCAAGCAACTGCAGGAGCCGGAGCGGCTGGACGAGGACCTGCGCTGGACGGGCAAGCATTCCGGAACAGAAAAGACTGTGGGGGGGAACCACTGATGGCCGCCAACAAGCACAGTTGCCGCTCCTGCGGATCGAAGAAACTCAAGCCCGTGCTCGACCTCGGCAACACGCCGCTGGCCGACCGGATGCCCTCGGCGGGCGATGCGCGGACCGGGCTGAGCCGCGGTTCCCGCTCGAAGTGGCATTCTGCCCCAGACTGCACGCTGCTGCAGATCGCCGAGACGGTTTCGCCGGAGAAGCTGTTCTGCGAGGACTACCCGTACTACTCGTCGTTCTCGCAAGTACCTGCTCGAACATTCGCGCCAGAACGCGCAGGAGCTGATCGAGCGGCGTCAGCTGGGGCCGCAGAGCCTGGTCATCGAGCTGGCCAGCAACGACGGCTACCTGCTGAAGAACTACGTGGAGCAGGGCGTGCCCGTGCTGGGCATCGACCCGGTTAAATCGCTGTGCGAGGCGGCCGAGAAGATCGGCGTGCGCAGCCGGGCCGAGTTCTTCGGGCTTGAAGTGGCGACGGGGCTGGTGGCCGAGGGCTTCCGGGCCGACGTCATCCACGGCAACAATGTGCTGGCCCACGTGGCCGACACGAACGGCTTCGTGGCCGGCATCGCCGCGCTGCTCAAGCAGGACGGCATGGCCGTCATCGAGTTTCCCTATGTGCGGGACCTCATCGACCACTGCGAGTTCGACACCATCTACCACGAGCACCTGTGCTACTTCTCGGTCACGGCGGTCGACAAGCTGCTGCGCCGGCACGGCCTGTTCCTGAACGACGTGCGCCGACTGCCGATCCACGGCGGCTCGCTGCGCCTGTTCATCGAGAAGCACGATGCCCCGAACGAGGCCGTGCGCGGCCTGCTGGCCGAGGAGCGGACCCTGGGCCTGGACACGCTCGACTACTACCGCGAGTTCTCGACCCGCGTGGCCGACCTGAAGACGAACCTGCTGGCGCTGCTGCGCGGCCTCAAGGCCGAGGGCAAGACGATCGCCGCCTACGGCGCCGCCGCCAAGGGCAGCACGCTCATCAACTATGTGGGCATCGGGCGCGAGCTGCTCGACTTCGCCGCCGATAAGAACGTGCACAAGCAGGGGCGCCTCATGCCCGGCCAGAAGATCCCCATTGTCGCGGCCGAACAGATCGCCGCGCGCAAGCCCGACTACGTGCTGCTGTTGCCCTGGAACCTGGAAAGCGAGATCCTCGCCCAGGAGCAGGCGTACCGCGACGGCGGCGGCAAGTTCATCATCCCGGTGCCGACCCCGCACGTGGCTTGAGCCCGGCGCAAGGCACCATCCCTGAACGAACGGACGGACGACGTTGAACGCTGACGCCGCGCACACGACTGCTGGCCCCACGTGCCCGAACTGCCTGGGCGCGAGGATGTCGATCTTCCACACGGCGCGGCGGGTGCCGACCAACAGCTGCATCCTGCTGCCGACGAAGGAAGAGGCGCTGGCCTACCCGACGGGCGACATCGCGCTGGGCCACTGCCCGGCCTGCGGGTTCGTCTCGAATACTGCCTTCGATGCCGCGCTGACGGAGTACTCGGGCCGCTACGAGGAGACGCAGGGCTTCTCGCCCACCTTCCAGCGGTTCCACCGCGACCTGGCCGACCGCGTCATCGAGCGGTTCAAGCTGTCCGGGCGCGACATCCTCGAGATCGGCTGCGGCAAGGGAGAGTTCCTGCTGCTGCTCTGCGAGAACGGCCGCAACCGCGGCGTGGGCTTCGACCCGGGCTATCGCGCCGATCGCTTCGCGCCTTCAGCGGAAGAGAATGTGCGCTTCGTGGCCGACTTCTACACCGAGAAGTGCGTGGATACCGCGGCCGACTTCGTCTGCTGCAAGATGACCCTGGAGCACATCCCGGCCACGCTCGAGTTCATGCGCATGGTGCGGGCGGCGCAGGGCGGGCGCCAGGCGGAGATCTTCTTCATGATCCCCGAGGCCCAGCGCATCCTGCGCGACTGCGCCTTCGAGGACGTCTACTACGAGCACTGTTCGTACTTCAGCCCGCATTCGCTCGAGCACCTGTTCAGCGCGGCCGGGTTCTTCCCGACCGCCATCGGCTTCGAGTACGCCGGCCAGTACCTGACGATCGCCGCCGACACCGCCGACACGGGCGCAGGCCGGCTGACGTCGGCCGGCGACCTCGGCGAGATCGCCGCCTGGGTCGGCGAGTTCCCGGGCGCTGATGGCCGGCCAGGTGAAGTACTGGCGCGAACAATTTGCGGCCCTGAAGGCCAGGGGGCAGAAGGCCGTCATCTGGGGCTCGGGCAGCAAGGGCGTGTCGTTCCTCACCACACTCGGGCTGCAGGACGAGGTGGCCGCCGCCGTGGACATCAACCCGCACCGGCAGGGCTACTTCATGCCGGGCACCGGGCATCGCATCGTGGGCCCGCAGGACCTGGTCGAACTCAAGCCCGACGCCGTCATCGTCATGAACCCGATCTACACGGCCGAGATCACGGCCGACCTGGCGAAGCTGGGCCTCAGCCCGGTCGTCCTGGCAGTCGATGACGGTTTGCACGCGGCGAGGGGCGGCAAGTGAGCGGCGCCGACAGGGTGAGCGGCTTCGTGAGCGGCGCCTCCTGCCTGGCCTGCGGCAGCGCCCGCGTCGAGCGCTTCCTGGCTCTGGGCGGCGTGCCCGTCTTCTGCAACGTGCTGTGGTCCGAGCGCGCCGCGGCCCAGGCGGCGCCGCGCGGCGACCTGGACCTGGGCATCTGCGCCGACTGCGGCCACGTCTACAACCTGGCCTTCGACCCGGAGCTCGTGCGCTACGCCGAGGGCTACGAGAATTCGCTGCACCACTCGCCGCGCTTCCAGGCGTACGCCGAGGAACTGGCGCTGGACCTGCGCCGCCGGCATGGACTCGACGGCAAGCACGTGGTC from bacterium harbors:
- a CDS encoding glycosyltransferase family 2 protein — its product is MTDRGDHVKRRAGERLSVVVPCYNEQEVLPEFHRRLSAVMVQLGLPWEVVYVNDGSSDGTLKLMHELQAANPEVAVVDLSRNFGKEVAMTAGLDACRGDAVVVIDADLQDPPEVIPQLVAEWRNGYDMVYARRESRAGETAFKKATARWFYRVIGKLSRVRIPADTGDFRLLSRRTVVALLQLREQHRFMKGLFAWVGFPQKAVMYRRDPRFAGDTKWNYWKLWNFAVEGITSFSTVPLRLATYCGIGIAVIAFAYAGWIFYKTLAYGDPVKGYPSLMVVVLFLGGGQLIGIGVLGEYLGRMFNETKNRPLYFLNEHSPSALGRTATDPEAGHD
- a CDS encoding glycosyltransferase, whose amino-acid sequence is MGAHKVRVLHLLESGGLYGAERVVLNLSTALRAAGRYEPVVGCIVQNPDEPSALFDEARRLGFAAEKVLLRNLRLAVDVPREARRLRALGIGLVHSHGYKATVYGGFLRALWPVPMTATCHLWFIEPGSPLKMRLMVGLEMRFYRRFRTVTAVSGEIRQVLVKAGVREDRVRVIPNGIPLDPPLLPAAERERLRASLGVGPEGFLVLNAGRLTAQKDQATLLRAVGGLPATGRPVTCLVAGEGELRESLQSQIVAGGWGDRVRLLGFRDDVPALLQAADAFALPSLDEGMPMILLETAATGTPIVATPVGDIPTLVRDGATGLVVPRGDPAALPAALLRLRDEPGLGARLGAAARDEVRREHSSETMAARYAEVYSQHVRQ
- a CDS encoding glycosyltransferase; the encoded protein is MSASSEPVMVPGLVSVVTASYNMGGYIAETLDALLAQDYPHLESIVVDDGSTDDTARVLERYAGDPRVRVVRQANAGQTVAKNHGIREARGEFIAFCDADDTWRPDKLSRQLPRFADPRVAVVYSDIECVDGQGKPLPYYDIPHYEGRVTAQLLIDNFVPFPTAVARATVLRAAGGFDESLTMSIDYDLWLRISVDHLFAFVPERLANYRVWEGQMSRKTGERLDNFMRLLDRFLRDHPGAATRREVDQAYAHVFVTRGYWHAREGRRAEAWHDYREALRRDPLAARLWKRLVSLGLDRDRLREGAAT
- a CDS encoding phenylacetate--CoA ligase family protein, with protein sequence MRLPDAVVGGFFEPAWDVYERSARLRELRRLRRTQWEKPEAVRARQEAALRTMVTHAASTCAFYRDSFAQAGVDPASVRTLDDLARLPIVTKDDIRQRGDDLISSRHRKQDLRKAKTGGSTGVSLEIYCDEPGVQLRTAAALRSDEWSGWRLGQPMAAVWGNPPVPATWKARLRAALKERIIYLDTMRIDRPALERFTAEWERLRPGLLFGHAHSLFILAEYLQEQGRRLDPKGVVATSMMLLEPERRVIEAVCGVPVTNRYGCEEVSLIACECEQHRGLHLNADHVITEFLRDDGSPCAPGEDGRLVVTELINFGMPLIRYELGDRGVPSDRLCPCGRGLPLMEQVTGRTADFLRAEAGYRVQGISIIENTLTKLSGIRQMQIVQEEPLRLQVHLVPGPGWGDDVAAALVATLRDILGQGMAVDLFPAERIPQEKNGKYRFTICRLPAN
- the rfbF gene encoding glucose-1-phosphate cytidylyltransferase; amino-acid sequence: MAKKPIVAILAGGMGTRLAEETEIRPKPMVEIGGHPILWHIMKHYAHYGHNEFVIALGYKGEYIKRWMRDFGTLEGDMTVHTNKGDVLTYTERRPDWTVHLVETGMTTGTGGRIKRLQPWLDDRTFMLTWGDGLSDVPLDRLHDFHKDHGRLATLTSVRPPARYGHLEFEGNAVKRFTEKPQTAEGWINGAFFVLEPGVFDYIEGDPVMFEQAPMEGLARDDQLMAYKHESFWQCMDTLREKHILQTLWDSGNPPWKCWE